From one Streptomyces chromofuscus genomic stretch:
- a CDS encoding SpoIIE family protein phosphatase, with protein MTGSAEGGNATPGGPAALLADAAGRAVRAADGRAAGVYLPSGSPGVLRLAVLVGLPVRLYRPWWRLHADRRFPVSDAYRLGVTVMLPNTTESMRRYPQFAAALPYAVGTINVPVMGKSAPCGVLTVLVPPVCDVGELLTQKDRLAAIADELGVAMRRLDAAGVPLAWDDEPLCLRPPGTRPTAGGIGRFDWHPATDVVTVDDSARVLMRLTAGEQPCSADALVRAVAAEDADRLVELLQEAARGKQPSGPLHLRTAEGAPRLVELWCPQAAFPDPDQPVGGIVLDTGSVAGAAADQLPQGVFCLDRLGLIVYANQRAAELLAEPRARFLGQALWEGVPWLGQPACEDHLRAALLSPEPVHFRVRRPPPGERACETRDVEPYDGDWLSLSVHPGPDLLTCVIAPAPRGSRDPVAPEPAADAAADDVAARSLVHRPIALAIALTEATTARQVSAVVMQEVLPAFGGRRLAIYLLQERHLYLAWETGFPPGFLAPFEGVGLDARLPGVETLTTGRPLFFDSMRQLADTYPGIPLDAVEGARAFLPLIASGRPIGSCILGFDRPRSFSTEERTVLTALAGLVAHAMEKAQRYETEAALARGLQRALLPRRLPVHPRVETAGRYLPGTQGMDVGGDWYDVVEAGDGLALVIGDVQGHGVQAAATMGQLRSAVRAFALDDRPPDEVMSGTNHLLIDLDPGQFATCCYVRLDPVTGLAMVARAGHPPPLLRRPGGRTLVLDLPGGVVLGVDPLAQYPVSQLVMDPGAVLALYTDGLVERAGCDIDEGISALRTALAKAGATSGLPGGRSLLTVADRLTATARRASNRPDDIALLLAARRTATVG; from the coding sequence GGTCCGCGCCGCCGACGGCCGCGCCGCGGGCGTCTATCTCCCCTCCGGCTCTCCCGGTGTGCTGCGCCTGGCCGTCCTCGTGGGCCTGCCCGTTCGACTGTACCGGCCCTGGTGGCGGCTGCACGCGGACCGCCGGTTCCCGGTCTCGGACGCCTACCGGCTCGGCGTGACGGTGATGCTGCCGAACACCACCGAGAGCATGCGCCGCTATCCGCAGTTCGCGGCCGCGCTGCCGTACGCCGTGGGAACGATCAACGTGCCCGTCATGGGGAAGTCCGCGCCGTGCGGCGTCCTGACCGTGCTGGTGCCGCCGGTGTGCGACGTCGGCGAACTGCTGACCCAGAAGGACCGGCTGGCCGCCATCGCCGATGAGCTGGGGGTCGCCATGCGGCGGCTGGACGCCGCGGGAGTGCCGCTCGCCTGGGACGACGAGCCGCTGTGCCTGCGTCCGCCCGGGACGCGTCCGACGGCGGGAGGGATCGGCCGTTTCGACTGGCACCCGGCGACCGACGTCGTCACGGTGGACGACAGCGCGCGCGTTTTGATGCGGCTGACCGCCGGGGAACAGCCGTGCAGTGCGGACGCGCTGGTCCGGGCCGTGGCCGCCGAGGACGCGGACCGGCTCGTGGAACTGCTGCAGGAGGCGGCCCGGGGCAAACAGCCGTCCGGGCCGTTGCACCTGCGGACCGCCGAGGGCGCGCCCCGGCTGGTGGAGCTGTGGTGTCCGCAGGCCGCCTTCCCCGATCCGGACCAACCGGTCGGCGGGATCGTGCTGGACACGGGCTCGGTGGCCGGCGCGGCCGCCGACCAGTTGCCCCAGGGAGTGTTCTGCCTGGACCGGCTGGGCCTGATCGTGTACGCCAATCAGCGCGCCGCCGAACTGCTGGCCGAGCCTCGGGCGCGGTTCCTCGGGCAGGCGCTGTGGGAGGGCGTGCCGTGGCTGGGCCAGCCGGCGTGCGAGGACCATCTGCGGGCGGCGCTGCTGTCGCCCGAGCCCGTGCACTTCCGCGTCCGACGGCCACCGCCGGGCGAACGGGCCTGCGAGACCCGGGACGTGGAGCCGTACGACGGTGACTGGCTGTCCCTCTCCGTCCACCCCGGCCCCGACCTGCTGACCTGCGTCATCGCCCCTGCCCCGCGCGGCTCGCGGGACCCGGTCGCACCCGAGCCGGCGGCCGACGCCGCCGCTGACGACGTGGCGGCGAGGTCACTGGTGCACCGGCCGATCGCCCTCGCCATCGCGCTGACCGAGGCGACCACGGCCCGGCAGGTCTCCGCCGTGGTGATGCAGGAAGTGCTGCCCGCGTTCGGCGGCCGCCGCCTCGCCATCTACCTGCTCCAGGAGCGGCACCTGTACCTGGCCTGGGAGACCGGCTTCCCACCGGGGTTCCTCGCACCCTTCGAAGGCGTGGGCCTCGACGCCCGGCTACCCGGTGTGGAGACGCTGACCACCGGCCGTCCGCTGTTCTTCGACTCGATGCGGCAGCTGGCGGACACCTACCCCGGCATCCCGCTGGACGCCGTCGAGGGCGCCCGCGCCTTCCTGCCGCTGATCGCGTCCGGGCGCCCGATCGGTTCCTGCATCCTCGGCTTCGACCGCCCCCGCAGCTTCAGCACCGAGGAACGCACAGTCCTCACCGCGCTCGCCGGGCTGGTCGCGCACGCCATGGAGAAGGCACAGCGCTACGAGACCGAGGCGGCGCTCGCCCGCGGTCTGCAACGTGCGCTGCTCCCCCGGCGGCTGCCGGTCCATCCCCGGGTGGAGACGGCGGGCCGGTACCTGCCGGGAACGCAGGGCATGGACGTCGGGGGCGACTGGTACGACGTCGTCGAGGCCGGGGACGGGCTCGCCCTGGTGATCGGCGACGTGCAGGGGCACGGGGTGCAGGCCGCGGCCACCATGGGTCAGCTGCGCAGCGCGGTCCGCGCGTTCGCGCTCGACGACCGGCCGCCGGACGAGGTGATGAGCGGCACCAACCACCTGCTCATCGATCTCGACCCCGGCCAGTTCGCGACCTGCTGCTACGTCCGTCTCGACCCGGTCACCGGGCTGGCCATGGTGGCCCGCGCGGGGCATCCGCCGCCGCTGCTGCGCCGGCCCGGCGGCCGCACGCTCGTGCTGGACCTTCCCGGCGGCGTGGTGCTCGGGGTCGATCCGCTCGCCCAGTACCCGGTGAGCCAGTTGGTGATGGACCCCGGTGCCGTGCTGGCGCTGTACACGGACGGGCTCGTCGAGCGGGCCGGCTGCGACATCGACGAGGGGATCAGCGCGCTGCGGACGGCGCTGGCCAAGGCCGGTGCCACGTCGGGCCTACCGGGCGGCCGCTCCCTGCTGACCGTGGCCGACCGGCTGACGGCGACCGCCCGGCGCGCCTCGAACCGGCCCGACGACATCGCGCTGCTCCTCGCCGCCCGCCGGACCGCAACGGTGGGCTGA